One window of Oreochromis niloticus isolate F11D_XX linkage group LG23, O_niloticus_UMD_NMBU, whole genome shotgun sequence genomic DNA carries:
- the rcbtb1 gene encoding RCC1 and BTB domain-containing protein 1 isoform X1, with translation MERCFSVSRDGSSGSTPPPPSPPPRVLPSPRHPPPVPSSSPRSSLTPPPSQLGRLSFAGAVMDVSKWSLFYLLSAQELATVRQACVFGTTANEAIYITHGNEVFVFGLNCSSCLGTGDGLSTVMPKKLDFLRGKKVASLSYGSGPHVLLATDDGQLFAWGHNGYSQLGNGSTNPGLSPVLITANLQNKKVKEVSCGSHHSMALTLDGEVFAWGYNNCGQIGSGSTANQPYPRKVTGCLQGKNASGITCGQTSSMALVDNGEVYGWGYNGNGQLGIGNNGNQLTPCRVAALQGMCIQQIVSGYGHCLALTDKGLLYAWGANTYGQLGTGTKSNHLSPVHIMADKERVVEVAACHSTHTSAAKTQSGQVFMWGQCRGQSIVLPHLTHLTNTDDVFACFATPSVMWRLMSMEQDDFLTVAEALRKEFDSPETADLKFSVDGKYIHVHKAVLKIRCEHFRSMFRSQWTEDQQEVIEIGQFSYPVYRSFLQFLYTDTVDLSPEDAIGLLDLATSYCENRLKRLCQQIIKRGITVENAFTLLSAAIRYDAEVQL, from the exons ATGGAGCGATGCTTTAG CGTCAGCAGGGATGGTTCTTCTGGCTCCACGCCACCACCACCATCGCCTCCTCCTCGAGTCCTCCCTTCCCCTCGTCATCCCCCTCCTgtgccctcctcctctccccgaTCATCCCTGACTCCCCCTCCTTCCCAGCTAGGAAGACTGAGTTTTGCAGGAGCGGTGATGGATGTCAGTAAATGGTCCCTGTTCTACCTGCTGAGTGCTCAAGAACTAGCTACAGTGCGACAGGCCTGTGTCTTTGGCACCACTGCCAATGAAGCAATCTATATCACGCATGGAAATGAG gtgtttgtgtttgggtTAAACTGCAGCAGCTGCCTTGGTACAGGAGACGGTCTGAGCACTGTTATGCCGAAGAAACTGGACTTCCTGCGAGGGAAGAAGGTAGCCAGTCTGAGCTATGGCAGTGGACCTCATGTCCTATTGGCTACTGACG ATGGACAGCTGTTTGCATGGGGGCACAATGGTTACAGTCAGCTGGGGAATGGGTCGACCAACCCGGGACTCTCCCCGGTGTTGATCACCGCTAACCTGCAGAACAAAAAAGTGAAAGAGGTGTCGTGTGGCTCACATCACTCTATGGCTCTCACTCTGGATGGAGAG GTCTTCGCATGGGGATATAATAACTGTGGCCAGATTGGTTCAGGCTCCACAGCCAACCAACCCTACCCCAGGAAGGTCACTGGATGCCTGCAGGGCAAGAATGCATCGGGCATCACATGCGGGCAAACCTCCTCTATGGCTCTTGTTGACAATGGAGAG GTTTACGGCTGGGGCTACAATGGAAACGGGCAGCTGGGAATTGGCAACAATGGAAATCAGCTAACACCTTGCCGTGTCGCTGCACTCCAAGGGATGTGCATTCAACAG ATTGTATCGGGCTATGGACACTGCCTGGCCCTAACCGATAAAGGGCTGCTGTATGCCTGGGGAGCAAATACCTATGGTCAACTGGGAACTGGCACCAAGAGCAACCACCTCAGCCCTGTGCACATCATGGCTGACAAAGAGAG GGTCGTCGAGGTGGCAGCATGCCATTCGACACACACGTCGGCAGCCAAGACCCAAAGTGGGCAG GTTTTTATGTGGGGTCAGTGCCGAGGCCAATCCATTGTCCTGCCACACCTCACGCACCTCACCAACACAGACGACGTCTTTGCCTGCTTCGCTACGCCATCCGTTATGTGGCGCCTCATGTCTATGG agCAAGATGACTTCCTGACGGTTGCAGAGGCTCTGAGGAAAGAGTTCGACAGTCCAGAAACGGCTGACCTCAAGTTCAGTGTTGATGGCAAATACATCCACGTTCACAAAGCTGTGCTGAAGATCAG GTGCGAGCATTTCCGTTCAATGTTTCGCTCCCAGTGGACGGAGGATCAGCAGGAAGTGATAGAGATTGGCCAGTTCTCGTATCCCGTCTACAGGTCCTTCCTGCAGTTTCTTTACACAGACACTGTTGACCTTTCGCCTGAGGATGCCATTG GCCTGTTGGACCTGGCCACCTCTTATTGTGAAAACCGCCTGAAACGCCTGTGTCAGCAGATCATCAAGAGAGGAATCACTGTGGAAAACGCCTTCACCCTGCTGTCTGCCGCCATACGATACGACGCAGAGGTACAGTTATAA
- the rcbtb1 gene encoding RCC1 and BTB domain-containing protein 1 isoform X3 yields the protein MDVSKWSLFYLLSAQELATVRQACVFGTTANEAIYITHGNEVFVFGLNCSSCLGTGDGLSTVMPKKLDFLRGKKVASLSYGSGPHVLLATDDGQLFAWGHNGYSQLGNGSTNPGLSPVLITANLQNKKVKEVSCGSHHSMALTLDGEVFAWGYNNCGQIGSGSTANQPYPRKVTGCLQGKNASGITCGQTSSMALVDNGEVYGWGYNGNGQLGIGNNGNQLTPCRVAALQGMCIQQIVSGYGHCLALTDKGLLYAWGANTYGQLGTGTKSNHLSPVHIMADKERVVEVAACHSTHTSAAKTQSGQVFMWGQCRGQSIVLPHLTHLTNTDDVFACFATPSVMWRLMSMEQDDFLTVAEALRKEFDSPETADLKFSVDGKYIHVHKAVLKIRCEHFRSMFRSQWTEDQQEVIEIGQFSYPVYRSFLQFLYTDTVDLSPEDAIGLLDLATSYCENRLKRLCQQIIKRGITVENAFTLLSAAIRYDAEDLEEFCFRFCINHLTRVTQTEAFWQVDGAMLKEFISKASRCGAFKN from the exons ATGGATGTCAGTAAATGGTCCCTGTTCTACCTGCTGAGTGCTCAAGAACTAGCTACAGTGCGACAGGCCTGTGTCTTTGGCACCACTGCCAATGAAGCAATCTATATCACGCATGGAAATGAG gtgtttgtgtttgggtTAAACTGCAGCAGCTGCCTTGGTACAGGAGACGGTCTGAGCACTGTTATGCCGAAGAAACTGGACTTCCTGCGAGGGAAGAAGGTAGCCAGTCTGAGCTATGGCAGTGGACCTCATGTCCTATTGGCTACTGACG ATGGACAGCTGTTTGCATGGGGGCACAATGGTTACAGTCAGCTGGGGAATGGGTCGACCAACCCGGGACTCTCCCCGGTGTTGATCACCGCTAACCTGCAGAACAAAAAAGTGAAAGAGGTGTCGTGTGGCTCACATCACTCTATGGCTCTCACTCTGGATGGAGAG GTCTTCGCATGGGGATATAATAACTGTGGCCAGATTGGTTCAGGCTCCACAGCCAACCAACCCTACCCCAGGAAGGTCACTGGATGCCTGCAGGGCAAGAATGCATCGGGCATCACATGCGGGCAAACCTCCTCTATGGCTCTTGTTGACAATGGAGAG GTTTACGGCTGGGGCTACAATGGAAACGGGCAGCTGGGAATTGGCAACAATGGAAATCAGCTAACACCTTGCCGTGTCGCTGCACTCCAAGGGATGTGCATTCAACAG ATTGTATCGGGCTATGGACACTGCCTGGCCCTAACCGATAAAGGGCTGCTGTATGCCTGGGGAGCAAATACCTATGGTCAACTGGGAACTGGCACCAAGAGCAACCACCTCAGCCCTGTGCACATCATGGCTGACAAAGAGAG GGTCGTCGAGGTGGCAGCATGCCATTCGACACACACGTCGGCAGCCAAGACCCAAAGTGGGCAG GTTTTTATGTGGGGTCAGTGCCGAGGCCAATCCATTGTCCTGCCACACCTCACGCACCTCACCAACACAGACGACGTCTTTGCCTGCTTCGCTACGCCATCCGTTATGTGGCGCCTCATGTCTATGG agCAAGATGACTTCCTGACGGTTGCAGAGGCTCTGAGGAAAGAGTTCGACAGTCCAGAAACGGCTGACCTCAAGTTCAGTGTTGATGGCAAATACATCCACGTTCACAAAGCTGTGCTGAAGATCAG GTGCGAGCATTTCCGTTCAATGTTTCGCTCCCAGTGGACGGAGGATCAGCAGGAAGTGATAGAGATTGGCCAGTTCTCGTATCCCGTCTACAGGTCCTTCCTGCAGTTTCTTTACACAGACACTGTTGACCTTTCGCCTGAGGATGCCATTG GCCTGTTGGACCTGGCCACCTCTTATTGTGAAAACCGCCTGAAACGCCTGTGTCAGCAGATCATCAAGAGAGGAATCACTGTGGAAAACGCCTTCACCCTGCTGTCTGCCGCCATACGATACGACGCAGAG GACCTGGAAGAGTTTTGTTTCAGGTTTTGTATAAACCACCTGACTCGGGTAACTCAGACCGAAGCCTTCTGGCAGGTAGACGGAGCAATGCTGAAGGAGTTTATCAGCAAAGCTAGCCGCTGTGGAGCCTTCAAGAACTGA
- the rcbtb1 gene encoding RCC1 and BTB domain-containing protein 1 isoform X2, which yields MERCFSVSRDGSSGSTPPPPSPPPRVLPSPRHPPPVPSSSPRSSLTPPPSQLGRLSFAGAVMDVSKWSLFYLLSAQELATVRQACVFGTTANEAIYITHGNEVFVFGLNCSSCLGTGDGLSTVMPKKLDFLRGKKVASLSYGSGPHVLLATDDGQLFAWGHNGYSQLGNGSTNPGLSPVLITANLQNKKVKEVSCGSHHSMALTLDGEVFAWGYNNCGQIGSGSTANQPYPRKVTGCLQGKNASGITCGQTSSMALVDNGEVYGWGYNGNGQLGIGNNGNQLTPCRVAALQGMCIQQIVSGYGHCLALTDKGLLYAWGANTYGQLGTGTKSNHLSPVHIMADKERVVEVAACHSTHTSAAKTQSGQVFMWGQCRGQSIVLPHLTHLTNTDDVFACFATPSVMWRLMSMEQDDFLTVAEALRKEFDSPETADLKFSVDGKYIHVHKAVLKIRCEHFRSMFRSQWTEDQQEVIEIGQFSYPVYRSFLQFLYTDTVDLSPEDAIGLLDLATSYCENRLKRLCQQIIKRGITVENAFTLLSAAIRYDAEDLEEFCFRFCINHLTRVTQTEAFWQVDGAMLKEFISKASRCGAFKN from the exons ATGGAGCGATGCTTTAG CGTCAGCAGGGATGGTTCTTCTGGCTCCACGCCACCACCACCATCGCCTCCTCCTCGAGTCCTCCCTTCCCCTCGTCATCCCCCTCCTgtgccctcctcctctccccgaTCATCCCTGACTCCCCCTCCTTCCCAGCTAGGAAGACTGAGTTTTGCAGGAGCGGTGATGGATGTCAGTAAATGGTCCCTGTTCTACCTGCTGAGTGCTCAAGAACTAGCTACAGTGCGACAGGCCTGTGTCTTTGGCACCACTGCCAATGAAGCAATCTATATCACGCATGGAAATGAG gtgtttgtgtttgggtTAAACTGCAGCAGCTGCCTTGGTACAGGAGACGGTCTGAGCACTGTTATGCCGAAGAAACTGGACTTCCTGCGAGGGAAGAAGGTAGCCAGTCTGAGCTATGGCAGTGGACCTCATGTCCTATTGGCTACTGACG ATGGACAGCTGTTTGCATGGGGGCACAATGGTTACAGTCAGCTGGGGAATGGGTCGACCAACCCGGGACTCTCCCCGGTGTTGATCACCGCTAACCTGCAGAACAAAAAAGTGAAAGAGGTGTCGTGTGGCTCACATCACTCTATGGCTCTCACTCTGGATGGAGAG GTCTTCGCATGGGGATATAATAACTGTGGCCAGATTGGTTCAGGCTCCACAGCCAACCAACCCTACCCCAGGAAGGTCACTGGATGCCTGCAGGGCAAGAATGCATCGGGCATCACATGCGGGCAAACCTCCTCTATGGCTCTTGTTGACAATGGAGAG GTTTACGGCTGGGGCTACAATGGAAACGGGCAGCTGGGAATTGGCAACAATGGAAATCAGCTAACACCTTGCCGTGTCGCTGCACTCCAAGGGATGTGCATTCAACAG ATTGTATCGGGCTATGGACACTGCCTGGCCCTAACCGATAAAGGGCTGCTGTATGCCTGGGGAGCAAATACCTATGGTCAACTGGGAACTGGCACCAAGAGCAACCACCTCAGCCCTGTGCACATCATGGCTGACAAAGAGAG GGTCGTCGAGGTGGCAGCATGCCATTCGACACACACGTCGGCAGCCAAGACCCAAAGTGGGCAG GTTTTTATGTGGGGTCAGTGCCGAGGCCAATCCATTGTCCTGCCACACCTCACGCACCTCACCAACACAGACGACGTCTTTGCCTGCTTCGCTACGCCATCCGTTATGTGGCGCCTCATGTCTATGG agCAAGATGACTTCCTGACGGTTGCAGAGGCTCTGAGGAAAGAGTTCGACAGTCCAGAAACGGCTGACCTCAAGTTCAGTGTTGATGGCAAATACATCCACGTTCACAAAGCTGTGCTGAAGATCAG GTGCGAGCATTTCCGTTCAATGTTTCGCTCCCAGTGGACGGAGGATCAGCAGGAAGTGATAGAGATTGGCCAGTTCTCGTATCCCGTCTACAGGTCCTTCCTGCAGTTTCTTTACACAGACACTGTTGACCTTTCGCCTGAGGATGCCATTG GCCTGTTGGACCTGGCCACCTCTTATTGTGAAAACCGCCTGAAACGCCTGTGTCAGCAGATCATCAAGAGAGGAATCACTGTGGAAAACGCCTTCACCCTGCTGTCTGCCGCCATACGATACGACGCAGAG GACCTGGAAGAGTTTTGTTTCAGGTTTTGTATAAACCACCTGACTCGGGTAACTCAGACCGAAGCCTTCTGGCAGGTAGACGGAGCAATGCTGAAGGAGTTTATCAGCAAAGCTAGCCGCTGTGGAGCCTTCAAGAACTGA